One Pseudomonas muyukensis DNA segment encodes these proteins:
- a CDS encoding DUF1328 domain-containing protein: MLSWAITFLIIAIIAAVLGFGGIAGAATGIAKILFIVFLVLFVASFFFGRGRG; this comes from the coding sequence ATGCTGAGTTGGGCTATCACCTTCCTGATCATCGCCATCATCGCCGCAGTTCTGGGCTTTGGTGGTATCGCCGGCGCCGCGACCGGCATCGCGAAGATCCTGTTCATCGTCTTCCTGGTGCTGTTCGTGGCGTCCTTCTTCTTTGGCCGCGGCAGAGGTTGA
- a CDS encoding BON domain-containing protein, which produces MFRSLRMTALAACLLPMIAPALADPVQDARLEGALQTALSLNRMLNPFSIKVQVDGQRARLTGEVENPVERALAEQVALATRGVEQVDNQLRVNPQLVERPLELRAYAQRLEDATLAAVIRARLLWSRVTQKAPIEVQSRDGVITLRGKVDSPQAKELAGVLARTSTGVHLVNNLVSLDSTALAKARQTPVDAADGPQPSDSWIVDKIQASYRFSRNLDGLNLKVASEQGLVRLAGEVVSSEQKTIAVEVARQIVGVRGVDADLLKVATKVEG; this is translated from the coding sequence ATGTTTCGTTCCCTCCGAATGACCGCGCTGGCTGCCTGCCTGCTGCCGATGATTGCCCCGGCGCTGGCCGACCCGGTGCAGGACGCCCGCCTGGAAGGCGCCCTGCAAACGGCGTTGTCACTCAATCGCATGCTCAATCCCTTCTCTATAAAGGTGCAGGTCGATGGCCAGCGGGCACGGCTGACCGGCGAGGTCGAGAACCCGGTAGAGCGCGCCCTGGCCGAGCAGGTGGCGTTGGCCACCCGCGGCGTGGAACAGGTCGACAACCAACTGCGGGTCAATCCGCAACTGGTGGAGCGGCCACTGGAGCTGCGCGCTTATGCCCAGCGCCTGGAGGACGCCACCTTGGCCGCGGTGATTCGTGCCCGTTTGCTGTGGAGCCGGGTCACGCAAAAGGCGCCCATCGAGGTTCAAAGCCGCGACGGCGTGATTACCTTGCGCGGCAAGGTGGACAGCCCGCAGGCCAAGGAGCTGGCTGGCGTGCTGGCGCGCACCAGTACCGGCGTGCACCTGGTCAACAACCTGGTCAGCCTGGACAGCACCGCGCTGGCCAAGGCCCGGCAGACGCCGGTGGATGCAGCGGATGGCCCGCAGCCCAGCGACAGCTGGATAGTGGACAAGATCCAGGCCAGCTATCGCTTCAGCCGCAACCTCGACGGTCTGAACCTCAAGGTCGCCAGCGAACAGGGACTGGTCAGGCTGGCCGGCGAGGTGGTCAGCAGCGAGCAGAAAACCATCGCCGTTGAGGTGGCGCGGCAGATCGTCGGCGTGCGTGGGGTGGATGCCGACCTGCTGAAGGTGGCGACCAAGGTGGAGGGATGA
- the algB gene encoding sigma-54-dependent response regulator transcription factor AlgB, translated as MESAQDNQGRILLVDDESAILRTFRYCLEDEGYSVATANSAAQAETLLQRQVFDLCFLDLRLGEDNGLDVLAQMRIQAPWMRVVIVTAHSAIDTAVDAIQAGAADYLVKPCSPDQLRLATAKQLEVRQLSARLEALEGEVRKPKDGLDSHSPAMMAVLETARQVATTDANILILGESGTGKGELARAIHGWSKRARKACVTINCPSLNAELMESELFGHTRGAFTGASESTLGRVSQADGGTLFLDEIGDFPLTLQPKLLRFIQDKEYERVGDPVTRRADVRILAATNLNLDEMVRENRFREDLLYRLNVITLHLPPLRERSEDILTLADRFLARFVKEYSRPARGFSDEARSALLNYRWPGNIRELRNVVERASIICPQERVEISHLGMAEAPVSNAPRVGAALSLDELERAHIGAVLAASDTLDQAAKTLGIDASTLYRKRKQYNL; from the coding sequence ATGGAATCAGCCCAGGACAACCAAGGCCGCATTCTGCTGGTGGACGACGAGTCCGCCATCCTGCGTACCTTCCGCTACTGCCTCGAAGACGAAGGCTATAGCGTGGCCACCGCCAACAGCGCCGCACAGGCTGAGACCCTGCTGCAACGCCAGGTGTTCGACCTGTGCTTCCTCGATTTGCGCCTGGGCGAGGACAACGGCCTGGATGTACTGGCACAGATGCGCATCCAGGCACCGTGGATGCGCGTGGTGATCGTCACCGCCCACTCGGCCATCGATACTGCGGTGGACGCGATCCAGGCCGGCGCCGCCGACTACCTGGTCAAGCCGTGCAGCCCCGACCAGTTGCGCCTGGCGACCGCCAAGCAGTTGGAGGTGCGCCAGCTGTCGGCGCGCCTGGAGGCCCTCGAAGGCGAGGTGCGCAAGCCCAAGGACGGCCTGGACTCCCACAGCCCGGCGATGATGGCGGTACTGGAGACCGCCCGGCAGGTAGCGACCACCGACGCCAACATCCTCATCCTTGGCGAATCCGGCACCGGCAAGGGCGAACTGGCCCGGGCCATCCATGGCTGGAGCAAACGGGCGCGCAAGGCCTGCGTGACCATCAACTGCCCGTCGCTGAACGCCGAACTGATGGAAAGCGAACTGTTCGGCCATACCCGTGGCGCCTTCACCGGTGCCAGCGAGAGCACCCTGGGGCGGGTCAGCCAGGCGGATGGCGGCACCTTGTTTCTCGACGAAATCGGCGATTTTCCCCTCACCTTGCAGCCAAAACTGCTGCGTTTCATCCAGGACAAGGAATACGAGCGGGTCGGCGACCCCGTCACCCGTCGCGCGGATGTACGCATCCTCGCCGCCACCAACCTCAACCTCGATGAGATGGTGCGCGAAAACCGCTTCCGCGAAGACCTGCTGTATCGCCTGAATGTCATCACCTTGCACCTGCCGCCCCTGCGCGAGCGCAGCGAGGACATCCTGACCCTGGCCGACCGTTTCCTGGCGCGCTTCGTCAAGGAATACTCGCGCCCCGCCCGGGGCTTCAGCGACGAAGCCCGCAGCGCGCTGCTGAACTACCGCTGGCCGGGCAACATCCGCGAACTGCGCAACGTGGTCGAGCGCGCCAGCATCATCTGCCCGCAGGAGCGCGTGGAAATCAGCCACCTGGGCATGGCCGAGGCGCCCGTCAGCAATGCCCCGCGGGTCGGCGCAGCGCTGAGCCTGGATGAGCTGGAACGGGCCCATATCGGCGCGGTGCTGGCGGCCAGCGATACCCTCGACCAGGCCGCCAAGACCCTCGGTATCGATGCCTCCACCCTGTACCGCAAGCGCAAGCAGTACAACCTATGA
- a CDS encoding KinB sensor domain-containing domain, whose translation MKWPMKLRTRLFLSISALVTVALLGLLLGLVSVLQMATLQQRLVQDTTHTLSLGLQLRQNLGEQLNLMLDAGTDPKSLVTLQNQFQHLLNQGLEQGGERTGFSKASSNYQAFLQAYRDSPVPARSMGVEQPLGAAFNQVRNDLIDSHKQALEHITRSEEQSRDHALLVGGVLGLMGLTVLVLGFITAHNIARRFGQPIEALAKAADQVGQGNFDVTLPVTQATELNQLTRRFGLMADALRKHQATNIDELLAGQQRLQAVLDSIDDGLLIIDRQGRLEHLNPVAQRQLGWDPSRLGVSLAEALQRPELEQQLRQVLRGGSLDRPPDDLSLEVDEESRLLTYSLTPVSHPQGPILGAVMVLHDVTEQRAFERVRSEFVLRASHELRTPVTGMHMAFGLLRERISFPPEARETDLLETIGEEMQRLTQLINDLLNFSRYQSGLQKLELQPCNLGELFERAQARFAEQATAKQVELVAELEPPLPRIQADIAQLDRVLDNLLHNAIRHTGSGGRIRLHARRHAERVIISVEDSGEGIAYGQQGRIFEPFVQVGRKKGGAGLGLALCKEIVQLHGGRMGVFSRPGQGTQFYMALPV comes from the coding sequence ATGAAATGGCCGATGAAGCTGCGTACACGGCTGTTCCTCAGCATCTCGGCGCTGGTGACCGTGGCGCTGCTGGGCTTGCTGCTGGGGCTGGTCAGCGTGCTGCAGATGGCGACCCTGCAGCAGCGCCTGGTGCAGGACACCACCCACACCCTGTCCCTGGGCCTGCAACTACGCCAGAACCTCGGCGAGCAGCTGAACCTGATGCTCGACGCCGGCACCGATCCCAAGAGCCTGGTCACCTTGCAGAACCAGTTCCAGCACCTGCTCAACCAGGGCCTGGAACAAGGCGGCGAGCGCACCGGCTTCAGCAAGGCCAGCAGCAACTACCAGGCCTTCCTCCAGGCCTACCGCGACAGCCCGGTACCGGCCCGCAGCATGGGCGTCGAGCAGCCGCTGGGCGCGGCGTTCAACCAGGTGCGCAACGACCTGATCGACTCGCACAAGCAAGCCCTGGAGCACATCACCCGCAGCGAGGAACAGTCCCGCGACCACGCCCTGCTGGTCGGCGGCGTCCTCGGCCTGATGGGCCTGACCGTGCTGGTCCTGGGCTTCATTACCGCGCACAACATCGCCCGGCGCTTCGGCCAGCCGATCGAGGCCCTGGCCAAGGCCGCCGACCAGGTCGGCCAGGGCAACTTCGACGTGACCCTGCCGGTCACCCAAGCCACCGAGCTCAACCAGCTGACCCGTCGCTTCGGGCTGATGGCCGATGCCCTGCGCAAGCACCAGGCCACCAATATCGACGAGTTGCTGGCCGGGCAGCAGCGCCTGCAAGCAGTGCTCGACAGCATTGACGACGGGCTGTTGATCATCGACCGCCAGGGGCGCCTGGAACACCTCAACCCGGTGGCCCAGCGCCAGCTCGGCTGGGACCCCAGCCGCCTGGGCGTGAGCCTGGCCGAAGCCCTGCAACGCCCTGAGCTGGAACAGCAACTGCGCCAGGTGCTGCGCGGCGGCAGCCTGGATCGCCCACCCGACGACCTGAGCCTGGAGGTGGACGAGGAAAGCCGCCTGCTGACCTACAGCCTGACGCCGGTCAGCCACCCCCAGGGGCCGATTCTCGGGGCGGTGATGGTGCTGCACGATGTCACCGAGCAACGCGCCTTCGAACGGGTACGCAGCGAATTCGTGCTGCGTGCCTCCCACGAACTGCGCACCCCAGTCACCGGCATGCACATGGCCTTCGGCCTGCTGCGCGAACGCATCAGCTTCCCGCCCGAGGCCCGCGAGACCGACCTGCTGGAGACCATCGGCGAGGAAATGCAGCGCCTGACCCAGTTGATCAACGACCTGCTGAACTTCTCCCGCTACCAGAGCGGCCTGCAGAAACTGGAGCTGCAACCGTGCAACCTCGGCGAGCTGTTCGAGCGCGCCCAGGCGCGCTTCGCCGAACAGGCCACGGCCAAGCAGGTCGAACTGGTGGCCGAACTGGAGCCGCCGCTGCCGCGAATCCAGGCCGACATCGCCCAGCTCGACCGGGTGCTGGACAACCTGCTGCACAACGCGATCCGCCACACCGGCAGCGGCGGGCGTATTCGCCTGCATGCACGCCGGCACGCCGAACGGGTGATCATCAGCGTCGAGGACAGTGGCGAGGGTATTGCCTATGGCCAGCAGGGGCGGATTTTCGAGCCCTTCGTGCAGGTTGGCCGCAAGAAAGGCGGGGCAGGCTTGGGCCTGGCGCTGTGCAAGGAAATCGTGCAACTGCATGGCGGGCGCATGGGGGTGTTCTCCCGGCCGGGGCAGGGCACGCAGTTCTACATGGCCTTGCCGGTCTGA
- a CDS encoding EAL domain-containing protein has product MPALFAVVRQFFHRPWLLAALAALASAALLLAASVGLTLQQMKQSESAQMYAQGERFLERLEQVFGQLREAVDQLQAQPLRGCDAAMLAQLQQVALKSRFIYEAAYVNGTQACSNRGGERNIEPLRTPDIQGPTYSYWLNTTTEPNENLAALMLGRGNFLVSTSRGHLTDVVDLPAGGSLLVVLDHSTRAIPVLGPTQHWPPIADWPPPANKSLVELPDRLVYRMATKSPDYQLVLIAPRASLPLKLNGMLWLLFPGSLVLACCIGWLVLQLILQRRSMSAELQQALRRGELQVLYQPIFELDSRRCVGAEALVRWRRPDGSLTSPELFIPLAENTGQIRQITDFVLQRVLEQLGQLLRANRQLYISVNLAACDVMVPRIGRVAARLLAQHRVAASQIAFEVTERGLIDVVVARDNLQALRAVGHQVLIDDFGTGYCSLAYLQTLPVDCLKIDKSFIDALGHDAASSGVAPHIIRMAHDLHLRVIAEGIECEDQALLLNAEGVHYGQGWLFAHPLNARQFAELITRGRRVAGRRIDDEP; this is encoded by the coding sequence ATGCCTGCCCTGTTCGCCGTGGTGCGTCAATTTTTCCACCGGCCCTGGCTGCTGGCCGCTCTCGCGGCCCTGGCCAGCGCCGCGCTGTTGCTGGCCGCCAGTGTGGGCTTGACCCTGCAACAGATGAAACAGAGCGAAAGCGCCCAGATGTATGCCCAGGGCGAGCGCTTTCTCGAGCGCCTCGAGCAAGTGTTCGGCCAGTTGCGCGAGGCGGTCGACCAATTGCAGGCGCAGCCCCTGCGCGGTTGCGATGCGGCCATGCTGGCGCAGTTGCAGCAGGTGGCGCTGAAATCGCGTTTCATCTATGAGGCGGCGTACGTAAACGGCACCCAGGCCTGCTCCAACCGCGGTGGCGAGCGCAACATCGAACCGCTGCGTACCCCGGATATCCAGGGCCCGACCTACAGCTACTGGCTCAACACCACCACCGAACCCAACGAGAACCTCGCCGCGCTGATGCTCGGGCGTGGCAACTTCCTGGTGTCTACCTCCCGCGGCCATCTCACCGACGTGGTCGACTTGCCGGCCGGCGGCAGCCTGCTGGTGGTGCTGGACCACAGCACCCGCGCCATTCCGGTGCTCGGCCCGACACAGCACTGGCCGCCGATTGCCGACTGGCCACCACCGGCGAACAAGTCGCTGGTCGAGCTGCCCGACCGGCTGGTGTACCGCATGGCGACCAAGTCGCCGGACTACCAACTGGTGCTGATCGCGCCCAGGGCCAGCTTGCCGCTGAAGCTCAATGGCATGCTCTGGCTGCTGTTTCCCGGCAGCCTGGTGCTGGCGTGCTGTATCGGCTGGCTGGTGCTGCAACTGATCCTGCAACGGCGCTCGATGAGTGCCGAGCTGCAACAGGCCTTGCGGCGGGGTGAGCTGCAGGTGCTGTACCAGCCTATCTTCGAACTCGACAGCCGCCGCTGCGTGGGCGCCGAGGCGCTGGTGCGCTGGCGTCGCCCGGACGGCAGCCTGACCAGCCCGGAGCTGTTCATCCCGCTGGCGGAGAACACCGGGCAGATTCGCCAGATCACCGACTTCGTCCTGCAGCGGGTGCTGGAACAGCTGGGGCAGTTGCTGCGGGCCAACCGGCAGTTGTACATCTCGGTGAACCTGGCCGCGTGCGATGTGATGGTGCCGCGTATCGGCCGGGTGGCGGCGCGCTTGCTGGCGCAGCATCGGGTGGCCGCCAGCCAGATCGCCTTCGAGGTGACCGAGCGTGGCCTGATCGATGTGGTGGTGGCGCGGGACAACCTGCAGGCCCTGCGCGCGGTGGGGCACCAGGTGCTGATCGACGACTTTGGCACCGGCTATTGCAGCCTGGCCTACTTGCAGACCCTGCCGGTGGATTGCCTGAAAATCGACAAGTCGTTCATCGATGCCCTGGGCCATGACGCTGCCAGCAGCGGCGTCGCCCCGCACATCATTCGCATGGCCCACGACCTGCACCTGCGGGTGATCGCCGAGGGCATCGAGTGCGAGGACCAGGCGCTGCTGCTCAACGCCGAGGGGGTTCACTATGGCCAGGGCTGGCTGTTCGCCCACCCGTTGAATGCCCGCCAGTTCGCCGAGTTGATCACCCGCGGCCGGCGGGTGGCGGGCCGGCGCATCGACGATGAGCCTTGA
- a CDS encoding N-acetylmuramoyl-L-alanine amidase → MKRLFTALLLLALAGCSSGLRIDRSHPSANQDSRIQFVVLHYTNASLQRSLALLTHGEVSSHYLIGDGPATVYQLVDENRRAWHAGDSQWQGRTWLNSSSIGIEIVNPGYTDTPSGRVWHPYSEAQVQALIALLKDIVKRNNIDPRHIIGHSDIAPLRKLDPGPLFPWKRLADAGLGIWPDATTVARQQAYFEANPPTLTWYQQQLARFGYAIDQTGELDVATRHVIAAFQMRFRPQRFDGMPDAQTAAMLQVLNRKR, encoded by the coding sequence ATGAAAAGACTCTTCACCGCCCTGCTCCTGCTGGCCCTGGCCGGTTGTTCCAGCGGCCTGCGCATCGACCGCAGCCACCCTTCGGCGAACCAGGACAGCCGCATCCAGTTCGTCGTCCTGCATTACACCAATGCGTCGTTGCAGCGCTCGCTTGCCCTGCTCACCCATGGCGAGGTCAGCAGCCACTACCTGATCGGCGATGGCCCGGCCACGGTCTACCAGCTGGTGGACGAGAACCGTCGTGCCTGGCACGCCGGTGACAGCCAATGGCAGGGCCGCACCTGGCTCAACTCAAGCTCGATCGGCATCGAGATCGTCAACCCGGGCTACACCGACACCCCGTCCGGGCGGGTCTGGCACCCGTACAGCGAAGCACAGGTGCAGGCGCTGATCGCCTTGCTCAAGGACATCGTCAAGCGCAACAACATCGACCCCCGGCACATCATCGGCCACAGCGACATCGCCCCGCTGCGCAAGCTCGACCCAGGCCCGCTGTTCCCCTGGAAACGCCTGGCCGACGCTGGCCTGGGCATTTGGCCGGATGCCACCACGGTGGCGCGCCAGCAGGCCTATTTCGAGGCCAATCCACCGACCCTCACCTGGTACCAGCAACAGTTGGCGCGCTTCGGCTATGCCATCGACCAGACCGGCGAGCTGGATGTAGCCACCCGCCATGTGATCGCGGCTTTCCAGATGCGCTTTCGCCCGCAGCGTTTCGACGGCATGCCGGATGCGCAAACGGCGGCGATGTTGCAGGTGCTCAACCGCAAGCGCTAA